The following proteins are co-located in the Nerophis ophidion isolate RoL-2023_Sa linkage group LG04, RoL_Noph_v1.0, whole genome shotgun sequence genome:
- the LOC133550742 gene encoding uncharacterized protein LOC133550742 produces the protein MIKIFLLLLLLVGTNSQVTDDIPDGGGDDGGDGGGDEGGDGGGDEGGDGGGDEGGDGGGDEGGDGGGDEGGDGGGDEGGDGGGDEGGDGGGDEGGDGGGDEGGDGGGDGGGDAPLIPIGFVLPEGIELCIRIPESADPNSHITFKVIDGVVKLKVSTTH, from the exons ATGATCAAGATTTTCCTCCTTCTGCTTCTGCTTGTCG GAACAAACAGTCAAGTGACTGACGATATCCCTGATGGCGGCGGTGATGACGGCGGTGATGGCGGCGGTGACGAAGGGGGTGATGGCGGCGGTGACGAAGGGGGTGATGGCGGCGGTGACGAAGGGGGTGATGGCGGCGGTGACGAAGGGGGTGATGGCGGCGGTGACGAAGGGGGTGATGGCGGCGGTGACGAAGGGGGTGATGGCGGCGGTGACGAAGGGGGTGATGGCGGCGGTGACGAAGGGGGTGATGGCGGCGGTGACGAAGGGGGTGATGGCGGCGGTGATGGCGGCGGTGACGCTCCATTAATCCCCATCGGTTTTGTCTTGCCCGAAGGCATTGAACTTTGCATCAGGATTCCCGAATCTGCGGATCCCAACAGCCACATTACCTTCAAGGTTATTGACGGCGTGGTCAAATTAAAGGTGTCCACCACCCATTAA